In the Bordetella genomosp. 10 genome, one interval contains:
- the rnhA gene encoding ribonuclease HI has protein sequence MATDDAHPKVEIWTDGACKGNPGPGGWGVLLRAGTHEKTMHGGEMSTTNNRMELMAVIEGLGVLNKACNVTIHTDSQYVMKGMTEWLANWKRRGWVTAEKKPVKNADLWRLLDEQVQRHEVTWRWVRGHAGDPGNEMADLLANRGVDEARRKDLTRHSDAH, from the coding sequence TTGGCTACTGACGACGCTCACCCCAAAGTGGAAATCTGGACCGACGGCGCCTGCAAGGGCAATCCCGGACCCGGCGGGTGGGGCGTGCTGCTGCGCGCGGGCACGCATGAAAAAACCATGCACGGCGGCGAGATGTCCACCACCAACAACCGCATGGAATTGATGGCCGTCATCGAGGGCCTGGGCGTGCTCAACAAGGCCTGCAACGTCACCATCCATACCGACTCGCAGTACGTGATGAAGGGCATGACGGAATGGCTGGCCAACTGGAAGCGGCGCGGCTGGGTCACCGCCGAGAAAAAGCCCGTGAAGAACGCCGACCTGTGGCGCCTGCTGGACGAGCAGGTGCAGCGCCATGAGGTGACCTGGCGCTGGGTGCGCGGGCACGCGGGGGATCCGGGCAACGAAATGGCGGACCTGCTGGCCAATCGCGGCGTGGACGAGGCCCGGCGCAAGGACCTGACGCGGCATTCCGACGCGCATTGA
- a CDS encoding class I SAM-dependent methyltransferase, whose product MAEEIAPIVELAEWFETPPGQYALRWEQAQFDAVVADVFGYNALQVGLAELDLLRANRMPFKAYVGEVMPEPEVAARWQACTVADPHALPFESGSIDLLILPHAFECTEAPHEVLREVERVLMPEGRVVISGFNPWSLWGARNRMPGMEPWLPHAPSAQVSLARVKDWLKLLSFEVDRGRFGCYAPACRTDVWLDRWKFMESAGDRWWAVCGAVYVVSAIKRVASMRLIGPAWKRKRKAPAAASVVANHRVGDL is encoded by the coding sequence GTGGCAGAAGAAATTGCGCCGATTGTAGAACTGGCCGAGTGGTTCGAAACACCACCGGGCCAGTACGCGCTGCGCTGGGAGCAGGCTCAGTTCGATGCGGTGGTGGCCGACGTCTTCGGCTACAACGCCTTGCAGGTGGGGCTGGCCGAGCTGGATCTGCTGCGCGCCAACCGCATGCCCTTCAAGGCCTACGTGGGCGAGGTGATGCCCGAGCCCGAGGTGGCGGCGCGCTGGCAGGCCTGCACGGTGGCCGATCCGCATGCGCTGCCGTTCGAGTCCGGCAGCATCGACCTGCTGATCCTGCCCCATGCCTTCGAGTGCACCGAGGCGCCGCACGAGGTGCTGCGCGAGGTGGAGCGGGTTCTGATGCCCGAGGGGCGGGTGGTGATCTCGGGCTTCAATCCCTGGAGCCTGTGGGGCGCGCGCAATCGCATGCCCGGCATGGAGCCGTGGCTGCCGCACGCGCCGTCGGCCCAGGTCTCGCTGGCGCGGGTGAAGGACTGGCTCAAGCTGCTGTCCTTCGAGGTCGATCGCGGGCGCTTCGGCTGCTATGCGCCGGCCTGCCGCACCGACGTCTGGCTGGACCGCTGGAAATTCATGGAGTCGGCGGGCGACCGCTGGTGGGCCGTCTGCGGGGCCGTCTACGTCGTGTCGGCCATCAAGCGGGTGGCCAGCATGCGCCTGATCGGTCCGGCCTGGAAGCGCAAGCGCAAGGCGCCCGCGGCGGCGTCGGTGGTGGCGAATCACCGCGTCGGCGATCTTTGA
- the gloB gene encoding hydroxyacylglutathione hydrolase, producing MQATHAPAGVGAQGPAILPVPAFSDNYIWLLRNQGLAAVVDPGDAAPVFAALEKQREAGAPLQLRAILLTHHHADHVGGVLELSRATGAPVYGPALETLPHCDFPLQEGDRVRLPELDLDLGVLDVPGHTAGHIAYWGRAAGSAQALFCGDTLFAGGCGRLFEGTPAQMYASLEKLVTLPPETQVFCAHEYTLGNLRWALAVEPANRTLQQWYQRARQLREQGLPTLPSSIGQERDTNPFLRTQQVDVAKAAAVQAGRSLTSPVEVFAVLREWKNNFK from the coding sequence ATGCAAGCTACCCACGCCCCCGCTGGCGTCGGTGCCCAGGGTCCCGCCATCCTGCCGGTGCCGGCATTCTCCGACAACTACATCTGGCTGCTGCGCAACCAGGGCCTCGCCGCCGTGGTGGACCCGGGCGACGCCGCCCCCGTTTTCGCCGCGCTGGAAAAACAGCGCGAGGCCGGCGCGCCCCTGCAACTGCGCGCCATTCTACTCACGCATCATCACGCCGACCATGTGGGCGGCGTCCTGGAATTGTCGCGTGCAACCGGGGCGCCCGTGTACGGTCCCGCCCTCGAAACCTTGCCGCACTGCGACTTTCCGCTACAGGAAGGCGACCGGGTCCGGCTGCCGGAACTGGACCTGGACCTGGGCGTGCTCGACGTCCCAGGCCACACCGCCGGCCACATCGCCTACTGGGGTCGGGCGGCGGGCAGCGCCCAGGCCCTGTTCTGTGGCGACACCCTGTTCGCGGGCGGCTGTGGGCGCCTGTTCGAGGGAACCCCGGCGCAAATGTACGCATCCCTGGAAAAATTAGTAACATTACCGCCTGAAACACAAGTTTTCTGCGCTCACGAGTACACTCTTGGCAACTTGCGCTGGGCACTGGCAGTAGAACCCGCCAACCGCACCCTGCAACAGTGGTATCAGCGGGCCCGGCAACTGCGCGAACAAGGTCTTCCCACCCTGCCCTCCTCGATAGGCCAGGAGCGGGACACCAATCCTTTCCTGCGCACGCAGCAAGTTGACGTTGCCAAGGCTGCCGCAGTTCAGGCTGGGCGTTCACTAACCTCGCCGGTCGAAGTATTTGCCGTACTTCGGGAATGGAAGAATAACTTCAAGTGA
- a CDS encoding transglycosylase SLT domain-containing protein codes for MKLLRLIVPLLVALLAGCAGTAPKQNFSDADSKQPGYPNRYVAAVTSRTVDLTHPPRDVWDRIRRGFAIPNLNTPLTEQWTEYYASHPEAMQRMAERAGKYLYYVTEEINERGLPTELALLPFVESAYNPTALSRSQASGLWQFVPATGQHFNLKQDWWRDERRDPIASTNAALDYLESLFEMQGDWYLALASYNWGEGSVQRAMAKNAAAGLPTDYLSLQLPEETRNYVPKLQAIKNIIADPAKYAVVLPPVSNQPYFATVQKNQDMDVEVAARLAEMPLDEFKALNPSFNRPLIRGEHAPTLILPADRVAIFNANIDAYKGQLSSWKVYSARRGESYASIAKRFGVSESTLRQVNEIPHRQKAAVAQNLLVPGNTGGVQVASLDMSSGAERAEFKPAVAQRQGRLASVKPNAVKPNVRQHKVRNGDTLFSLARQYGTSVDALRALNNLRGNNLKVGSTLRVPGTNVRG; via the coding sequence ATGAAATTGCTCCGACTGATTGTTCCCTTGCTGGTGGCCTTGCTGGCAGGATGCGCGGGAACAGCGCCGAAACAGAATTTCTCTGACGCCGATTCCAAGCAGCCCGGATATCCCAATCGTTATGTCGCCGCGGTGACTTCGCGCACCGTCGACCTGACCCACCCTCCCCGCGACGTGTGGGACCGCATCCGCCGCGGCTTCGCCATCCCGAATCTGAATACGCCGCTGACGGAGCAATGGACCGAGTATTACGCCTCCCATCCTGAAGCCATGCAGCGCATGGCCGAGCGCGCCGGCAAGTATCTCTATTACGTCACCGAGGAAATCAACGAACGCGGCCTGCCCACCGAGCTGGCGCTGCTGCCCTTCGTCGAAAGCGCCTACAACCCGACCGCGCTATCGCGCTCGCAAGCCTCGGGCCTGTGGCAGTTCGTGCCCGCGACCGGCCAGCATTTCAACCTGAAGCAGGACTGGTGGCGCGACGAACGGCGCGACCCCATCGCGTCGACCAACGCGGCGCTCGACTACCTGGAGTCGCTGTTCGAGATGCAGGGCGACTGGTACCTGGCGCTGGCCTCGTACAACTGGGGCGAGGGCTCGGTGCAGCGCGCCATGGCCAAGAACGCGGCCGCGGGCCTGCCGACCGACTACCTGTCGCTGCAGTTGCCCGAAGAGACCCGCAACTACGTGCCCAAGCTGCAGGCCATCAAGAACATCATCGCCGACCCGGCGAAATACGCGGTGGTGCTGCCGCCGGTGAGCAACCAGCCCTATTTCGCCACGGTGCAGAAGAACCAGGACATGGACGTGGAGGTCGCCGCCCGCTTGGCCGAAATGCCGCTGGACGAGTTCAAGGCCCTGAATCCCTCCTTCAACCGCCCGCTGATTCGCGGCGAGCACGCGCCGACGCTGATCCTGCCGGCCGACCGCGTGGCCATCTTCAACGCCAACATCGACGCCTACAAGGGCCAGTTGTCGAGCTGGAAGGTCTACAGCGCGCGCCGCGGCGAGTCGTATGCCTCCATCGCCAAGCGCTTCGGCGTGTCCGAATCGACGCTGCGCCAGGTCAACGAGATCCCCCACCGGCAGAAGGCCGCCGTGGCGCAGAACCTGCTGGTGCCGGGCAATACCGGCGGCGTGCAGGTGGCTTCCCTCGATATGTCGAGCGGCGCCGAACGCGCCGAGTTCAAGCCGGCGGTGGCGCAACGGCAGGGCCGCCTGGCCTCGGTCAAGCCCAATGCCGTCAAGCCCAACGTCCGCCAGCACAAGGTGCGCAACGGCGATACGCTGTTCTCGCTGGCGCGCCAGTACGGCACGTCGGTGGACGCCTTGCGGGCGCTGAACAATCTGCGCGGCAACAACCTGAAGGTGGGCAGCACGCTGCGCGTGCCGGGCACCAACGTCCGGGGCTGA
- a CDS encoding carbonic anhydrase — MPTSHKHSFLCGCDTTQHVAHAEPARPARRRFVGLSLAVSAAGGLGLGAMHAQVHANAMPAPLPAGTPDEALAKLMAGNARYLKLELTSFQQDYEVLRTHTSESQSPFAAILACSDSRVPVELIFDQSIGRIFTVRVAGNVAASPVIASLEYAVEALKVRALMVLGHSQCGAVKAAIANKDVPGQVTALYPYMRPALVNSPTPEYRAVVMQNAIEQAKVLSASSPVISHRIRTGELKVRAAIYDVETGKVELL; from the coding sequence ATGCCCACCTCGCACAAACATTCCTTCCTCTGCGGCTGCGACACCACGCAGCACGTTGCGCATGCCGAGCCCGCCCGGCCCGCCCGCCGCCGTTTCGTGGGCCTGTCCCTGGCCGTCAGCGCCGCGGGCGGGCTGGGGCTGGGTGCGATGCACGCGCAAGTCCATGCGAACGCCATGCCGGCGCCGCTGCCCGCCGGCACGCCGGATGAAGCGCTGGCGAAGCTGATGGCCGGCAATGCCCGCTATCTCAAGCTCGAGCTCACCTCGTTCCAACAGGACTACGAGGTGCTGCGCACGCATACCAGCGAAAGCCAGTCCCCGTTCGCCGCGATATTGGCCTGCTCCGATTCGCGCGTCCCGGTCGAATTGATTTTCGACCAGTCCATCGGGCGCATCTTCACCGTCCGCGTGGCGGGCAATGTCGCCGCCTCGCCGGTCATCGCCAGCCTCGAATATGCGGTGGAGGCCTTGAAGGTCAGGGCGCTGATGGTGCTGGGCCATAGCCAATGCGGCGCCGTTAAGGCGGCCATCGCCAACAAGGACGTGCCCGGGCAGGTCACGGCCTTGTATCCCTACATGCGCCCGGCCCTCGTCAACAGCCCCACGCCGGAATACCGGGCCGTGGTCATGCAGAACGCCATCGAGCAGGCCAAGGTGCTGAGCGCATCGTCGCCCGTGATTTCCCACCGGATCAGGACGGGAGAACTGAAGGTCCGCGCGGCGATCTATGACGTGGAAACCGGAAAGGTGGAATTGCTGTAG
- a CDS encoding amino acid ABC transporter ATP-binding protein, producing MADMVLAQDVQKYYGAFHALKGISLQVTAGEVVCLIGPSGSGKSTFLRCLNQLERIDGGAIWIAGELAGYRRHGDTVREMSDAEISRQRLASGMVFQRFNLFGHQTALQNVMEGPVVVQRRPRAEVREEAMALLARVGLADKHGNYPTELSGGQQQRVAIARALAMKPKLMLFDEPTSALDPELVGEVLNVMRDLAGSGMTMIVVTHELGFAREVANRVVFMDRGALVEAGTPAQVLGHPSHPRTQEFINAVLA from the coding sequence ATGGCCGACATGGTCCTCGCACAAGACGTGCAGAAATACTATGGCGCTTTCCACGCCCTGAAGGGCATCAGCTTGCAAGTGACCGCCGGCGAAGTCGTCTGTCTCATCGGCCCCTCGGGATCGGGCAAAAGCACGTTCCTGCGCTGCCTCAACCAGCTCGAGCGCATCGATGGCGGCGCCATCTGGATCGCCGGCGAACTCGCCGGCTACCGGCGCCACGGCGATACGGTGCGGGAAATGAGCGACGCGGAAATCTCGCGCCAGCGCCTGGCCAGCGGCATGGTGTTCCAGCGCTTCAATCTGTTCGGCCACCAGACGGCCTTGCAGAATGTCATGGAAGGCCCCGTCGTCGTACAGCGCCGCCCGCGCGCCGAAGTGCGCGAGGAAGCCATGGCCCTGCTGGCCCGCGTCGGCCTGGCCGACAAGCATGGCAACTACCCCACGGAGCTCTCCGGCGGCCAGCAGCAGCGCGTGGCGATCGCCCGCGCGCTGGCCATGAAGCCCAAGCTGATGCTGTTCGACGAGCCCACGTCGGCGCTGGACCCCGAATTGGTGGGCGAAGTGCTCAACGTGATGCGCGACCTCGCGGGAAGCGGCATGACCATGATCGTCGTCACCCACGAACTGGGCTTCGCGCGCGAGGTGGCAAACCGCGTGGTCTTCATGGATCGCGGCGCCCTGGTCGAAGCGGGCACGCCCGCCCAGGTGCTGGGCCACCCGAGCCATCCCCGCACCCAGGAATTCATCAACGCGGTACTGGCCTAG
- a CDS encoding ABC transporter substrate-binding protein, translated as MKALIAALPVVLACAAPSAAPAVSSAGLPARIEQAGKLVIATQPNYPPIAYKDLATGKYTGLDIELGTAIAKQLGLAVEWQETSFVQAFSSLATGRVDLAMIGIVDTPERQKTVDFVDYMQSGPQFFTVQANAAKYPDLPSLCGARVGASRSTNWPGLIAGWSTANCVANGKPPIVVRGTEGSVDARTQLKSGRIDAAVQGYETMPYFQELEPRTYAMIGQPIANQPIGIPVSKREPQLRDAVLRALEALQADGTYDRILAKYKLQATAARPGLNQGK; from the coding sequence ATGAAAGCCCTGATCGCCGCCCTGCCCGTCGTCCTGGCCTGCGCCGCGCCGTCGGCCGCCCCGGCCGTCTCGTCCGCGGGCCTGCCCGCCCGCATCGAGCAGGCCGGCAAGCTCGTCATCGCCACCCAGCCCAACTATCCGCCCATCGCCTATAAAGACCTGGCCACCGGCAAATACACGGGCCTGGACATCGAACTGGGCACGGCCATCGCCAAGCAGCTCGGCCTGGCCGTCGAATGGCAGGAAACGTCCTTCGTCCAGGCTTTCAGCTCGCTGGCCACCGGCCGGGTCGACCTGGCGATGATAGGCATCGTCGATACCCCCGAACGCCAGAAGACGGTCGATTTCGTCGACTATATGCAAAGCGGCCCGCAATTCTTCACCGTGCAGGCCAATGCGGCCAAATACCCCGACCTGCCCTCGCTCTGCGGCGCGAGGGTGGGCGCCAGCCGCAGCACCAACTGGCCCGGCCTGATCGCCGGATGGAGCACGGCCAATTGCGTCGCGAACGGCAAACCGCCCATCGTGGTGAGGGGCACCGAGGGCTCGGTCGACGCCCGCACCCAGTTGAAGAGCGGCCGTATCGACGCGGCCGTCCAGGGGTACGAAACCATGCCCTATTTCCAGGAACTGGAGCCCCGCACCTACGCGATGATCGGCCAGCCCATCGCCAACCAGCCTATCGGCATCCCGGTTTCAAAGCGCGAGCCGCAACTGCGCGACGCCGTGCTGCGGGCGCTCGAAGCCCTGCAGGCCGACGGGACCTACGACAGGATACTCGCCAAGTACAAGCTCCAGGCAACCGCGGCGCGGCCCGGGCTGAACCAGGGGAAGTGA
- a CDS encoding Dabb family protein: MYDMRRLLLKGGAGSLASLFGRLPLTALPAATITAAAASCTSPPSRPPDAVFTGEAYQPGLLLHIVLFKYKPEVPARQKREAQRRFLALRESPRRDSGSPYILSITSGRQNSLEGASQGYEQGFVVTFKSGGDRNYYVGKPIVRDPGCFDPRHEEFKAFVGPLLAEQGGALVFDYFVEAQAEMSGGFPEVYLARNGRDGG; the protein is encoded by the coding sequence ATGTACGATATGAGACGCCTCTTGCTGAAAGGGGGCGCCGGTTCCCTCGCTTCCCTGTTCGGACGCCTGCCCCTGACTGCGCTGCCTGCGGCCACGATCACGGCGGCCGCCGCTTCCTGCACGTCCCCCCCGTCGCGGCCGCCCGACGCCGTTTTCACCGGCGAGGCCTATCAACCCGGCCTGCTGCTGCACATCGTGCTCTTCAAGTACAAGCCCGAGGTCCCGGCGCGGCAGAAACGGGAGGCGCAGCGCCGCTTCCTGGCGCTGCGCGAGTCGCCGCGCCGGGACTCGGGCTCGCCCTATATCCTCTCCATCACCTCCGGCCGCCAGAACAGCCTGGAAGGCGCCAGCCAGGGCTACGAGCAAGGCTTCGTCGTGACCTTCAAATCCGGCGGCGACCGCAATTACTACGTCGGCAAGCCCATCGTGCGCGATCCGGGCTGCTTCGACCCGCGGCACGAGGAATTCAAGGCTTTCGTGGGGCCGCTGCTGGCGGAGCAGGGCGGCGCGCTGGTGTTCGACTACTTCGTCGAGGCGCAGGCGGAGATGTCCGGCGGCTTCCCCGAGGTCTATCTCGCGCGGAATGGGCGGGATGGCGGGTGA